A section of the Ignavibacteria bacterium genome encodes:
- a CDS encoding glycosyltransferase family 9 protein, whose amino-acid sequence MKKFTQSLFYFYLRAFNRKKLRNVSVPIINPDVKCALVLLPDDPVLINHLKKFTPQFKKHIESITFVINESYTPLFKDKIPITAVVYNSGHRSKFDTPSQQLINQLRMKSYDLVIDLNISDSYFHYYLMHKIKCDRKLGFLKKNSDLFNNLQLRTSENANFEGVYESFFKFLFL is encoded by the coding sequence ATGAAGAAATTTACCCAATCACTGTTTTACTTCTATCTTAGAGCTTTCAACCGAAAAAAACTGAGAAATGTTTCTGTGCCAATCATTAATCCAGATGTAAAATGTGCATTAGTCTTACTGCCTGATGATCCAGTCCTAATTAATCATTTAAAGAAGTTTACTCCTCAATTTAAAAAGCACATCGAGTCAATTACGTTTGTAATTAACGAATCTTACACTCCTCTTTTCAAAGATAAAATTCCCATAACTGCTGTAGTTTACAATTCAGGTCATCGGAGTAAATTTGATACCCCTTCACAGCAGCTTATCAATCAGCTCAGAATGAAGTCATACGATTTAGTGATTGATCTAAATATTTCCGATTCTTATTTCCATTATTATCTTATGCACAAAATTAAATGTGATAGAAAGCTCGGCTTTTTGAAGAAAAATTCTGATTTATTTAATAACTTACAATTGAGGACTTCTGAAAACGCAAACTTTGAGGGGGTCTAT